A genomic region of Musa acuminata AAA Group cultivar baxijiao unplaced genomic scaffold, Cavendish_Baxijiao_AAA HiC_scaffold_1035, whole genome shotgun sequence contains the following coding sequences:
- the LOC135665672 gene encoding zinc-finger homeodomain protein 4-like: protein MDLSGHEKEIPIPINSSYFGGHGQAPGHSSIHDTPSIHHSSNGTASPVSTDTREDHHNAKSFSTKKGVVVKYRECLKNHAASIGGNATDGCGEFMPSGEEGTLEALKCSACSCHRNFHRKEAEGEPSCDCFQPIRWSKMMGAFGYSPASRSFIPRATPHSMIMPLGAMQASESDEMEGVVGGVMARPPMVKKRFRTKFTPEQKEKMLSFAEKLGWRLQKQEESMVQQFCQEIGVKRRVLKVWMHNNKHHLAKKTSLQLD from the coding sequence ATGGATCTTTCTGGCCATGAAAAAGAGATCCCAATCCCAATAAACAGTTCATATTTTGGTGGTCACGGCCAGGCCCCTGGCCACAGCAGCATCCATGACACCCCTTCCATCCACCACTCGTCCAATGGCACTGCTTCTCCCGTCTCCACTGACACCAGAGAGGACCACCACAACGCTAAATCCTTCAGCACTAAGAAAGGGGTGGTGGTGAAGTACAGGGAGTGCCTCAAGAACCATGCAGCATCCATCGGTGGGAATGCCACTGACGGCTGTGGTGAGTTCATGCCAAGTGGTGAGGAGGGAACTCTAGAGGCCCTGAAGTGCTCTGCTTGCAGCTGCCACAGGAACTTCCATAGGAAAGAGGCAGAAGGAGAGCCCTCATGCGACTGCTTCCAACCCATTAGGTGGAGCAAGATGATGGGTGCATTTGGTTACAGCCCTGCAAGCCGTAGCTTCATTCCAAGGGCTACACCACACAGCATGATCATGCCTTTGGGTGCCATGCAGGCCTCTGAGTCTGATGAGATGGAAGGGGTGGTGGGCGGGGTGATGGCAAGGCCTCCCATGGTGAAGAAGAGGTTCAGGACCAAGTTTACCCCAGAGCAGAAGGAAAAGATGCTGAGCTTTGCTGAGAAGCTGGGGTGGAGGCTTCAGAAGCAGGAGGAGAGTATGGTGCAGCAGTTCTGCCAGGAGATTGGGGTGAAGAGAAGGGTCCTCAAGGTGTGGATGCACAACAACAAGCACCACTTGGCAAAGAAGACCTCCCTCCAGCTTGACTAA
- the LOC135665684 gene encoding conserved oligomeric Golgi complex subunit 7-like codes for FHRPKSLTFYILQSKDPRFHALPLTSQRVAAFSDTVNELVYDVLISKVRQRLSDVSRLPIWSSVEEQSSLPLPSFSAYPQAYVTSVGEYLLTLPQQLEPLAEGISSSESGTEEAQFFATEWMFKVAEGATALFMEQLRGIQYISDRGAQQLSADIEYLSNVLSALSMAIPPFLATFHTCLATPRDLLPAFLKSDGGSQLDIPTAHLVCKIRRIPLDQ; via the exons TTTCACAGGCCAAAATCACTTACTTTTTATATCTTGCAGTCAAAAGATCCAAGGTTTCATGCCCTTCCTCTCACCTCCCAAAGGGTGGCAGCATTTTCTGATACGGTAAATGAGCTTGTTTATGACGTTCTTATATCAAAAGTGCGGCAACGTCTAAGTGACGTATCACGGCTGCCAATCTGGTCATCAGTAGAGGAGCAAAGTTCTCTTCCCCTCCCAAGCTTTAGCGCCTATCCACAGGCCTATGTCACTAGTGTGGGAGAATATCTTCTTACTTTGCCACAGCAGTTAGAGCCACTGGCTGAAGGTATCTCGAGCAGTGAGTCCGGAACCGAGGAAGCCCAATTTTTTGCTACAGAATGGATGTTCAAG GTGGCCGAGGGTGCAACTGCCCTTTTCATGGAGCAGCTGCGAGGAATTCAATACATTAGTGATAGAGGTGCTCAGCAGCTATCGGCTGATATCGAGTACTTGAGCAACGTCCTCTCAGCTCTCTCCATGGCCATCCCCCCATTTCTGGCAACATTCCACACATGCCTCGCAACTCCAAGAGACCTGCTTCCCGCTTTCCTCAAGTCGGATGGAGGAAGCCAGCTTGACATTCCAACTGCTCACCTGGTTTGCAAGATCCGTCGTATTCCTTTAGATCAGTGA